The genomic interval AACAATATCGGAGTGAACTGCTCCACAAATGTTTTGATTTGCTTGCAGAAAAGGGCTATGCCAACGTCACAACGCGCCAACTTTCTAAGGAACTGGGTATTTCAACCGGCGCAATGTACCACTACTTCCCCAGTAAAAAAGCGCTGTTTGAACAACTGGTTGAGGAGTTGGGACGGCAAGATGTGGCAGCATTACAGCAAATGGTTGTCGGGGCAAATACCCTGCATCAAAAGCTGGCAGCCCTGGAAAAGTACCTGATCGACAATGAGGATTACTTTATTAAGCAAACCGCCATTTGGACAGATTTCTGTATCAATTCGAATGCCGGAGAAGTATCAAGTAATGCCGTGTTTAAGCGGGTCGATGAGCAGTATTGTCAGGCGATCGCGGCGGCACTGGGACTCAGCAATCCCCGTGTGACTCAGTTCATCTGGACGTTGATCAACGGCGTATTGCTGGAGCAGGTCAGCCAGCGCGACTCGAAAGTTTTTGGGGAGCAAGTTCACCTGCTGATTGAAATGCTGACTGCCTATTTCGAGAAACTTCCGGGGTGAATTTTTTCTGCCGCAAATTTCTCGGTGACGTAGGGGCAGGTTTTGCTAAAGGGCTGACTAAAATACTCCAATTATTTAACCAAACCTGCCTCATAAAAATTACGCATCACCGAAAAATTTCCAGGGTAGATTTTTTGGCTTTATTTATAACGAGCAGTCGATCTAAATAAATCGTTTGGAGGAACATTTCGATGGATTGGATGAGTCACTTAAAACCAACCCCAGTTCTTCAGCGTTTCCTGCTGCTGTGTTGTCGTCCCAGGCTGTTTCTACGGATGTTGCAAGTACAGGCAATGCCAACGTTTCCGCCCTTCCTGGCACTCCTCACAGGAGATTCTGATCTGGATATTGTTGGAGAAATGAGTGCAACCCTGCTCCCTACCGCCTCGTTTAATCAAGCTGCGACTTACTTGCAGCAAGACCCTGCCTGTGCGGCACTGATTGCAGAGCGGTATATGGCTCCTCCCCACGATTTGGAAGTACTGCTGCAATATCCCCAGGATTCCTTGGGCTATATCTACGCCAAGCAGATGAAAGCACGCGGATTCCGGGCAGAAGATTTGTATGAGGGAATGACCATCAACTCTGATGCCAGTTATGTGGAAGCCCGCCTCAGCCAAACCCATGACATCTGGCATGTGGTCACGGGTTTTGGAACCACGATCGCAGACGAAATTGGGCTACAGGCATTTCACCTGCCCCAGTTTCCCTATCCTCTAGCCGTGGCATTGCTTTCCAGCAGCATGATGTCTACCTTGCTGTTTAGTCCTGAAGAATTGCCCCAGTTGCTAGAAGCAATCCGGAGGGGATGGGAAATGGGGAAGTTGGCAAAACCTTTATTTGCTCAAAAATGGGAAGAAGGTTGGGAAAAACCATTGGCAGTCTGGCGATCGGAGTTAGGGATTCAACTTGACACGATAGTCATTAGTCACTAATCACTGGTTATCAGTCGATTAACCATGCACAACGGGTGATTGGAAGATGGTGCGATTTCCCTTCTGGCTGCTGCGCAAAACCTATCCCTGTATGCACATTCTCATTCTGAGTATCTGCCTGCTGTCATCTAGAGGGGCGCATCAACAGCAGTGGCAGCAACTGCGTCTGTGGTTTGTGATTTGCAAAATTGATTTTTCGGCATTAATGATGCTGGCGATCGATCTGACCCAGCCAGAATTTTGGGTTTGATGCAATGGAGCCAGCGAATAGGTAATGAATTATGGTCACCAAATCCCTTGTCCAGATGTTGCAAGTTCTGTTTGCAAAGTATCGCTGGGCAATTCTTGCAACCTATGGATTAACGTTTCTCGAAAACTTGTTCGACTTGATCTACCCATTCATTACCGGAATGACGATCGATGGCTTGTTGAAAGGAAACTATACGGCGCTGATCGCTCTAACCTGCATCTGGTTAATCCACACCATTACGGGTGTTTTTCGGAATGTTTACGATACCCGCACCTTTAGCCGCATTTATGCCAGCTTAGCCAGCACCATTGTTCTGGAACAGGAACAGCAGGGAATTCCAACTTCGCAAATCGTGGCGCGATCGGCATTATCACGGGAATTTGTCGATTTTTTTGAGCAGGATATTCCCCGGATTGTAACTGCCCTTTTTGGCTTTATCGGCGCATTGGTCATGCTTCTGTTCTATGACCTTCAAATTGTTTTATATTGCCTGCTTCTATTCATTCCACTGCTTACCCTTAACCATTTCTATGCCCGCCGATCATTAACTCTAAATCACAAACTCAACAGTCAACTGGAGAATGAAGTTGATATACTCACACGGTGCCAGCCTGGAGATGTTCAGTTGCACTACCGCTTACTTGCAACCCATCGCATCCATCTCTCAAACGCGATGGCATTCAACTGGGGAGTAATGGAGTTGTTTATTATTGTTCTGTTTGTTGCCGTCATTACACGCACGGTAGCACTACCAAACGCGCAACCTGGAGATATTTACGCCATCATTTCCTACGTCTGGAATTATCGTCAAAGCCTTGATGTTGTACCAACGTTAGTTCAACAGTTGAGCCGTTTACAGGATATTGGGGAACGAATGCAATTTGATTGAACTAAATCCCATTCTTCACTGTGCTACCCTGACACCTGACACCTGATCCAGGCTATAAATTCTGGCTCAATTTCATCCCATTGGATTAGGGCAAGCCCTGTTCTATTGCCTACCCTAAAAGTAGGTCTTGAATAAAGGTTCGTTTCGACTATCAACGTCCCTTTAAAGGAATTCATCAAGGAGATACGACGATGAATCAAATATTAAGACGTACATTTCTATCCAGTTTGGTTGCAACAGGTCTGGTAGGAGGAACGTTGCTGCCGATGAAACCTGCATCAGCAGACGATACGCTGCTCCGGAACATTGGTATTGGAGCTGCAACGGGTGCGGTAAGCGGGGTTGTGACCCGTCACTCGCCCCTGGCAGGTGGTGTGAATGGTGCAGCAGCAGGGGCGGCTGTGACAGGAGCAAACCGTGCCTTTGGACGGCACCCAGGGCATCGGGATTTACCCAGGGATGCCGCTGTGGGTGCGGCAGCCGGTTTAGTGACAGGAACAGTTACCGGGCGTCATCGCCCGCTCAAGAATGCGATCGACGGGGCGGCGGCGGGTGCAGCCATCAACTTAATTACCCGTTAGATACGGAGGTCAATTGACAAAGGGGGTACAATACCTCCAAAACTACGGCAGAGCTTAAACTATGGCACAGCAAGGTGCTGAGTGCTATAACGTTCAAAATTCCTGGTTTCTGGCAAACGGCTCGATGCTGTAAAGTTCAGTTTGCCGTAGAAACCAGGATTTTTTTGGGAATCCTACTTCAGGGATTTTTGAAAAACCAGAATATCCAAGTAGGACGGATAAATTCTTTGTTGAAAATCTCATTTCGTTGCAGTTATGCTGCGGTGATTGGTAAGGGAACCTCGATTTTGGCAAGTAGGTTCTCTGGAAGCATTTTCTGCGGCTGAGTTCCAGGATTCTCTTGGAGAAACTGGATACTTCGTTAAAGCCCGATTAACCGTTCTCCACCCGGTTATAATCAAATGCTGAATTGCAGGGGTGGTAAAGTCCACAACTTCTGCCAGAATTAATGTTCCTAGCAGCATTGCAGGGAGCAACAGGTAATAGAGTGAGAGATTGTCGCCGACAATAAGTTGGATCGTGCGATCGATGACGAAATTATGAATCAGAAAATAGCTATAGCTGCGAGAACCCAACCATCGCATGGCTGAATCGGCACCGCGAAAATTCGACAGTGATCGAAAAGCAACCATACAGCAGAGCGTGAGTCCGATTGGCAGTAAGGCATCTGCAAAAATCCAGCCAGACCAGTAGAACTGGCAGATAAAGCCGATCGCATAAAGCAAGATTCCGACCAATAGTGCTCTACGAGGTTGCCAGAAAAGGGGACCTTTCCCATTGCCATAGGCTTTTGCTACCACCATTCCCAGGACGAACGTACTCAGCTTGGCCAGAAACGGTACAAAAGGCAACCAATTGGCGGGTGTGTCCAGAACCACGTAGGTTGGATGTCCACCAAAAACGTAAACTGCAAGAGTCCGATAGCCTAAGGTCAGGAGTAAACTGACACCCAGTAAATTGCGGCTTCCCCACCGTTGTAGCAGTTCCCACAAATACGGGAATATAAAGGTAAAACTCAGAATCAGCGACACAAACCACCAGGGTCCGCTGGTCGGCAGTAGCGGTTCAGCGGCGTAATCGAATAGCAATGGAAAGGTTAAACCGGCAAATATGTGCCACGGGTCGGGAATATAGCTATTTGTAGATTTTCCAATCCCCCAAAGAACGGGGTAAGACAACCAGGCAACCGTCCAGAAAGGCCATAGGATGCGTAAAAATCGGCGCTTCAGAAAGGGAATCGGTTCCAGGGGTTTTCCCTTTAAGGACAACACCAAACTAAAGCCACTAATCAAGATAAATACGTCAACAAATTGGAACCCAAACCAGATTGGAAAGCTCAGGATCGATGCGACTAAAGTATTTCCCAGGCGATCGGTCGCTTCTCCCATCAAGGTCAGGTTATGAGCAACCCCTGTTGGCTGAGGCGTAAAGGCATAATGAGTCATCAACAATTGGGCGTGGTATAGCAGGATCATCACCGCCGCGAAAATTCGTGTCCCTTCAATCCACGCCAACCGTTGAGATGAGGATTTTTTCGAAAATGTCATACCGATATCGTTACTGGATAACCCCTAAGCCTTCTACCGCAAACACAAAGGAACAAGAACAAAATAACTCCGGTAATCTGTAGAGGCTTAGCATTCGGGCAAAAACCTCTGTCATAGCCGAACACATACCTGTCGAATGCCAAGCCCTTACGATTGGAATTGCCGATGTTATTGAATTCCCGACCCTAAGCTTTGCAATAATTCAACCTGTCAGTGATAACCGACAATCTTGCCAAGTAGCATCTTTCCAAAGGAGTATAGAAATCAGACAGCGGGATATAGAACGTTGGGCAGGAACCCTTAGGTATGGGGGTATACTCGCCCTTTCCAGGCACCACCCTGTCCACGCCAGTATCTCAGGGCCGAGTCTAAAGTCATTAAGTTATAGAGAACGGCGATCGCGGGTAAGCCAACCGCAAATAGCGGAGAACAGTGGTAGAAGCGAATGGTGGGAAAGTACGCCAACGCCATCAACAGCCAACCCACCAGCCCCAGCAGTGCCACCATCCAGCTTCCTGTCAGGACTCCTACCATCAATCCCAGGGGTGGTACAAGGTAAACGAGCGCCATCCCAATCAGCGTTCCAACCAGTAGCAGTGGGTTGTAGTTGAGTTGAGTAAACGCAGTCCGAGCAACCATATTCCAGATCGTTTCCAGCGAAGGATAGGGACGCAGACTGTGGGTGCGATCGCTCAAACCAAGCCAGATCTTTCCTGGAGTGGGGTGTGGGGTGTAGGGTGTGGGGGTTCCCCTGTCCCCTGTCCCCTGTCCCCTGTCCCCTGATTTCACCGCTTGCGCCAGGGCACAATCATCAATTAATGCCTGTCGGATTGCTGCCAGTCCACCGATTTGCTCCAGAGCTTCCCGCCGAATCAAAATACAGCCTCCAGCCGCAGCCGCAGTCGGGTTATTGGGATGATTGACCCAGCGAAAGGGATAGAGCTTTTGAAAGAAAAAGACAAAGGCGGGAATCAGAAATTTTTCCCAAAAGCTCTCACACCGCAAGCGCACCATAACTGAAACCAGATCCAGATCTTCCTGAATGGCTTTCGTAACCAGGCGTTGCAGGTTGTCAGAGTCATGTTCAATATCGGCATCAGTCAGCAGGATGTACTCAGGTGAGAAAGTTTGAGCTTTTTGGAAACCCTGCTCCATTGCCCACAACTTACCCGACCAGCCCGCAGGCAGCGGTTGTGCAGCAATTAGATTAAATTGCTGGAACTTGCCTAATTCTTCAGCAGTCTGTTGAGCAATCTGGGCTGTGCCATCCGTACTCTGGTCATCGACCAGAACAATCTGAAAATTGCCAGGGTAATTTTGGTTCAGGAGCGATCGCAGCGTCACAGGCAACAACTCCGCTTCATTCCGGGCAGGAACGACCGCACAGACGGAGGGATGGGAGATGGGGGATGGAGAATAGGGGATAAATGTTTCATCCCTCATCCTTCCGCCCTCATCCCTTGCTTCTAGCCTCTGATCACAACGCCAAAACTGCCCCCATCCCACCAGTAGCCCCAACCAGATGATCAGGGATAGCAGCGTTGCGCCTAAACTAATTTCAGCCATAACCTGGGTTGCCAACACACTTTACAAGAGGCAAAATACTACATCTGTTGATTACTAAAACAGGTGATTCCTAAAACAGGCTGATCTTAAACAAATTAGTACCAATGGGTGAAGGCAAATGAATGGGGAATAGAGGATAGGTAGTGGGTAACGGGTAATCGCTGGTAGAGGTTAGGGGTTGGTTACTCATCACCAACGACCAAGAACCAGGAACCAATGTGTGTGTGGTGTGAGTGTACAGAGTGAGACGGAAACATGCAAATTCAAGATAAGGTTACAGCTTCGAGTGAGGCTGTACTGGCAAAGCTGGATGAAATTATTGCTCGGAGTCAGGAGTATTTACTGTCAACCCAAAACCCCAATGGCTATTGGTGGGCTGAGCTAGAGTCCAATGTGACGATTACAGCAGAAGTGGTTCTGCTGCACAAAATTTGGGGAACAGATACAACCCGCCCACTGAACAAGATTGAGAAATACCTGCGATCGCAACAACGTTCCCACGGGGGTTGGGAACTGTTCTACGGCGATGGTGGAGAACTCAGTACCACAGTTGAAGCCTACATGGCACTGAAGCTACTAGGTGTGCCCGAAACTGACCCTGCCCTCGTGAAGGCGAAGAAGTTCATTCTGGAACGGGGCGGGATCAGCAAAACGCGCATTTTCACAAAAATGCACCTGGCATTGATTGGCTGCTATGACTGGCGCGGCATTCCCTCCATCCCACCCTGGTTGATGCTGCTGCCCAACAACTTTCCTATCACCATTTATGAAATGTCCAGTTGGGCGAGGGGAAGTACAGTCCCACTGCTGATCCTGTTTGACCAGAAACCCGTTTACATTACCAATCCCGCAATTTCGCTGGATGAACTTTATGTTGAAGGGCGGGAAAATGCTCGGTTTGAATTGCCCCGCAGCGGAGATTGGACCGATCTGTTCGTGATGCTAGATGATGCCTTTAAACTGGCGGAAAATCTGAACCTGGTTCCTTTTCGCCACGAAGGACTGAAAGCCGCCGAGAAATGGGTTCTGGAGCGGCAAGAGGATACGGGCGACTGGGGGGGCATCATCCCTGCAATGCTGAACTCTCTACTGGCGTTGCGTTGTCTTCATTACAATCCCGCCGACCCAGTCATCGAACGGGGGCTAAAGGCAGTAGACAACTTTGCCCTGGAAACCGAAACCGACTATTGGATTCAACCCTGTATTTCACCCGTTTGGGATACGGCGCTGGTGATGAGATCGCTGGTCGATTCCGGTTTGTCCCCTGACCACCCCGCCTTACAAAGGGGCGGACAGTGGCTTCTCGACAAACAAATTCTTGATTATGGCGATTGGGCAGTCAAAAACCGTCAGGGCAAACCCGGCGGTTGGGCATTTGAGTTCGATAATCGCTTTTATCCCGATGTGGATGATACCGCCGTTGTGGTCATGGCACTCCAGGCAGTTCAGCTATCCAACGAACCCCTGAAGCAAGCCGCGATCGCCCGTGCCGTCAACTGGATCGCCACCATGCAGTGTACTCCTGGTGGTTGGGCAGCTTTCGATCTCAACAACGACCAGGACTGGCTCAATCTGATCCCCTACGGGGATCTCAAAGCCATGATTGATCCCAACACGGCCGACGTGACTGCGCGAGTGTTGGAAATGGTTGGGAAGTTAGGGGACAGCCAGGAGCTAGGAGCCAGGAGCCAGGAGCCAGGAGAATTCAAAACTCAAAACTCAAAATTCAAAACTCAAAATTCTTCTCCCCATCCCTCATCCCTCATCCCCCATCCTTCCCTCGATCGCGCCCTCACCTACCTGCGCCAGGAACAGGAACCCGAAGGCTGCTGGTTTGGTCGCTGGGGAGTAAATTACATCTACGGTACAAGCGGGGTTCTAGCTGCCCTCTCCCTGATTGCGCCCCAGACCCACCAGCGCGAAATTGAGCGGGGCGCAGGCTGGCTAGTCAGTTGCCAAAATCCTGATGGGGGTTGGGGCGAAACCTGCTTCAGCTACAACGACCCAACGCTGAAAGGACAGGGAGACAGTACAGCTTCCCAAACTGCCTGGGCGATCATTGGGCTACTGGCAGCCGGAGATGCCACCGGGCAATACGAGATGGACGCGATCGAGAACGGTGTTTCCTATCTCATCAAAACCCAACGTCCGAATGGTACCTGGGATGAGGACTACTTCACAGGAACGGGGTTCCCCTGCCACTTCTACCTGAAGTACCACCTCTACCAGCAACACTTTCCGCTAACTGCTTTGGGACGCTATCGAGCTGTGAAACAAAAAATATAGCAGTCAGGAGCCAGAAGGCAGAATCCATAATTGTTGGTTTCTCGTGACTCCTGACTCCTGGCTTCTGAGTCCTCTTCTTCTACACCGTCTCGCCGCACTCATCAATCAGGTAGCAATGGGAGCGGAAGCGCAACCCAACAAACTGATCATAGAGGGGGTTGAGTTTGCACAGGGGAGGGATGTGCCCTACTTTACGGCCAAATAGGATAATGTCTCGTTCGAAGGGACACTGACCCGGAATGATTTTGTATAGAAACCGGGCCAGTTTGGGATCGTCAATTGGTAAGTTGTCCAGCCATTGACGGATAGGGTGCAACACATCAAAGTCTGAAGATTGTGGCTTTGGTGCTTGCAAGTTGTTGCCAAGTACTAGTTCGGAATCTGACATGGCGTTACCCCTGTGGTCTGATGGTCGCAATCGGCTATAAGGTCTTATGAATTTAACGCATTAATCTGGATGGATTAATCGATGAATTGTTCCTCTTATTTCAAGATACAAACTCGATTGGATGTTTCCGTAAAGTTCAGAAGATAGCTAAAAAGTTTCTGATGAAATTTGTGTGAATTTGGCGAGATGTATTCTTTAAGGATTACATTGATTCAATTTGAAAAGGATTAGTAGATCTTGAAAGTGCCTTAAGGATTTCTAATTTCAAGCGCTACTAAGCAAGGGAGTTTAAATGAAAAAATCCCGCTTAACCCAATGAGGACGGGAGTTCCGGAAAACCTACGAGACGATTCATTTAGTCTTTTTATCTATTCAATAAGATGAATGTTTACCCGTGATGAAAAGACTTGGGTAGACGTTAAATAGAAATATTTGTTTCCAGATTCAGGAAGAACTTGGCGATCGTCGTTTCCCGATTCATTTTCAGTGTAATTAAGCACGCTTTTCCGTGGAAATTACCCTGATGGGTAGTTTTTATCGTAGGATTTACGTAAACCACAGAGGTTTGCCCAAAAATTGCCCGATGAAATCAATATTGGCGCTTAAACCCCAGATGTTTTGGGCAAAATGCATGGGTTCTAAATCAGCGTTCTTTGGATTTTTGAAGAATCCGGAAAACTGAAAGTCTTTTAGTTAGAACTTCTATCACGAGCCACACTGATTAACTGTGACACTAGAGCATCCGTACAGTATTTCGAGAAACCGGGTTTCTGGTGAGGATATGCAACGAAACTTGAGCATCTCACAGAAGAAACCCGGTTTCTGTACCGGCGTTCTAGTCACTGCCTTTAAAGCTGTCAAATTTGGGTTAGGCGAGTGCTGAATGTCAACCTGGCAAGCGTTGCTTCCATAACTGCTGCGGTTTGACCAGAAACGGTGTAGACCAAAGCTTCCCGATAGATCCGTTGAGCTGGATGCTGGTTGCTATTTGCCGCACCACTGGAAGCCGCGATCGCTGCATGGGCACAACGAACTGCCAATTCTATCGCCCAGGCGCGTAATTGCAAATTTGTGGCAAACAAATTTGACGGAGAATGATTCCCTTCCGTTGTCGCGGTAAAAATTGCCTGACGACATGCCGCTAACTCCTGAGCCAATGCTTCGCAGGCGGTTTGAATAAATCCCAATTGCTTTTGTTGATAGGTCCTTTCTAAAATATCGAGACCTGCTCTGGCGCACCCAAGGGCAAAAAAACTGTGATGTAGAACATTGAGCCGATCGCTTTTGGCAATGGCAGCCAACGGTTCTACTTGCACAACCTGAGCAGCGGACAACAGCCAATCCTGAAACTCCACGGTGACTGTTCCTGTGGAGGTCATTGCTGCCAATTGCATGGGATCACTACAGACGATCGCGCCACCCGTCTCCTGGCGCGTCGATTGGAACGGCACCATGCCATATACCACCTGTTCATTGGGCAACACAGCCGCAACGATGAAGGTTTGAAAACAGCCAGCACCCGTCACCCAGGGAGCCTGACCATTTAACTGATACCCACCGGGGACTGCGATCGCCTTTATGGGTGAAGGGGTGCGTCTCAAATGGGCAAAACTGATTCCCACCAATGCCTGTCCACTATTCATGTAAGGGAGGTACTGTTGCTTTAGAGCCTCATTCTCACTGCGCGCCAGCAAACTTCCCGCACTTTGATGCTGTGCCTGCAAAAATGCCAAAGCTCCAGAACAGCGGGCAACAATTTCTTGAAAAAACCGAAAGGTTATCCCATCAACCTCTGCACCACCCCAATGTTGAGGTATCCGCAATCCCAGAAGGGAAGCATTTCCCAATTCCTGTAGGGCTGAACGAAGTGCTTCTGGATCATTGTCAATTACCGCTGCGAAAGGAGCGATTTTCTGTTGAAGGAGGGTTTCCGCGATCGCGAGTAAAGCCTGGTTAGATTCCATATCATCAGTGGTCAGTCAGCAGAAATACCACTATGCCATTGATCAGATTGAAAGCGGGTTTGCAAGTTAGAAATGGCTATTATCCCTACCAGATTCATTACAGGTGAATTACGGAAAGTGATTGGGTGGGATTTTTACGCCAAAATCGCGGGTTTTCCACACCGGAAATCTTATCAGGGATTTGCGACGATGAATTTGTTAGTCGAGGGCAACCCAAATGAAATTTCTAATCAAACCACTCTACAACTGGTATCGCAATGTCATCCGCAATTCAAAGTATCGCTGGTTAATTGTGCTGGGTAGTTTCCTTTACCTGGTCAGCCCCGTGGATTTGGCAACAGATGTAATTCCAGTGTTGGGGTGGATTGATGATGGTGTAATTGCAACGGTACTGGTGACAGAACTATCTCAATTTGCACTAGAGCAACTCAAAAATCGTAAGGAAAAGAGTGCCAAGCCTATCGATGGGGCAACGATTTCAGCAGTTTGACCTTTACTGGTTTGATTCAAAGTTACAAGGTTGTGTAGAAGGTGAATTATGACTGACTCAATGAAAGATCGGATTAAAACTGATTTTCAGAAAGCTAAAGAACAGGGGAAAACGCGAGCACAACGGATTCAAGAAATTATGAAGGCTGCCTTTTCTGAGGCAGTGGCTGAAGTTAAACAAGGATCGGGTGAAATTCGGTTAATTGCAAAAGACACACTTTTTGCAGTGACCGAAAAGCTAGACGACAAAGTGGAACAACCAGTTGCAACGCCCGTACAGGTGCCGATCGAACTATCCACTGAAGCGCCCGCTGAAGTGCCCATCGAAGCGAATCACGAAGAAACAAGCTTAGCGATCGTCGAGCAACCGGATGCAGCGAATCGCGAAGTTAAAATGGGCACTATTTTCAATGCGCTTAAAAATCGTCTAGCGGCTTACCTGCAACAGGAATATGCCACGCTCAGCAATCAATCAACGGGTCTAAAGGAACGGCTTTTGCCCCTGCAAACCAAATTGACTGATCGCTATGGTGACCGCTTCATTGAAGTAAGAAATCGAGTTCTCTCGGTTGATGCAAAGTTAGCTGAACGCTACGGCGATCGCTACGCTACCACCAAACAACGTCTGGAAAATTTTAAACTCTGGTACGGGGATACGCTGACCCAGGCTGAAACCGTTGGCCCTGGCTTACTTCAACAAAAACAGACGAAGTTTGAAACTGAAGTTGTTGCGAATGCGGGTGCTTCTGTCGCAAAGAAAGAACAACAGATAAAGCAACAGGTGAAGCAATTTTTGCAAACCTCAATCTCTAAA from Kovacikia minuta CCNUW1 carries:
- a CDS encoding Coq4 family protein, with translation MDWMSHLKPTPVLQRFLLLCCRPRLFLRMLQVQAMPTFPPFLALLTGDSDLDIVGEMSATLLPTASFNQAATYLQQDPACAALIAERYMAPPHDLEVLLQYPQDSLGYIYAKQMKARGFRAEDLYEGMTINSDASYVEARLSQTHDIWHVVTGFGTTIADEIGLQAFHLPQFPYPLAVALLSSSMMSTLLFSPEELPQLLEAIRRGWEMGKLAKPLFAQKWEEGWEKPLAVWRSELGIQLDTIVISH
- a CDS encoding acyl-CoA dehydrogenase family protein; protein product: MESNQALLAIAETLLQQKIAPFAAVIDNDPEALRSALQELGNASLLGLRIPQHWGGAEVDGITFRFFQEIVARCSGALAFLQAQHQSAGSLLARSENEALKQQYLPYMNSGQALVGISFAHLRRTPSPIKAIAVPGGYQLNGQAPWVTGAGCFQTFIVAAVLPNEQVVYGMVPFQSTRQETGGAIVCSDPMQLAAMTSTGTVTVEFQDWLLSAAQVVQVEPLAAIAKSDRLNVLHHSFFALGCARAGLDILERTYQQKQLGFIQTACEALAQELAACRQAIFTATTEGNHSPSNLFATNLQLRAWAIELAVRCAHAAIAASSGAANSNQHPAQRIYREALVYTVSGQTAAVMEATLARLTFSTRLTQI
- the shc gene encoding squalene--hopene cyclase, with the translated sequence MQIQDKVTASSEAVLAKLDEIIARSQEYLLSTQNPNGYWWAELESNVTITAEVVLLHKIWGTDTTRPLNKIEKYLRSQQRSHGGWELFYGDGGELSTTVEAYMALKLLGVPETDPALVKAKKFILERGGISKTRIFTKMHLALIGCYDWRGIPSIPPWLMLLPNNFPITIYEMSSWARGSTVPLLILFDQKPVYITNPAISLDELYVEGRENARFELPRSGDWTDLFVMLDDAFKLAENLNLVPFRHEGLKAAEKWVLERQEDTGDWGGIIPAMLNSLLALRCLHYNPADPVIERGLKAVDNFALETETDYWIQPCISPVWDTALVMRSLVDSGLSPDHPALQRGGQWLLDKQILDYGDWAVKNRQGKPGGWAFEFDNRFYPDVDDTAVVVMALQAVQLSNEPLKQAAIARAVNWIATMQCTPGGWAAFDLNNDQDWLNLIPYGDLKAMIDPNTADVTARVLEMVGKLGDSQELGARSQEPGEFKTQNSKFKTQNSSPHPSSLIPHPSLDRALTYLRQEQEPEGCWFGRWGVNYIYGTSGVLAALSLIAPQTHQREIERGAGWLVSCQNPDGGWGETCFSYNDPTLKGQGDSTASQTAWAIIGLLAAGDATGQYEMDAIENGVSYLIKTQRPNGTWDEDYFTGTGFPCHFYLKYHLYQQHFPLTALGRYRAVKQKI
- a CDS encoding YMGG-like glycine zipper-containing protein — its product is MNQILRRTFLSSLVATGLVGGTLLPMKPASADDTLLRNIGIGAATGAVSGVVTRHSPLAGGVNGAAAGAAVTGANRAFGRHPGHRDLPRDAAVGAAAGLVTGTVTGRHRPLKNAIDGAAAGAAINLITR
- a CDS encoding Mo-dependent nitrogenase C-terminal domain-containing protein — its product is MSDSELVLGNNLQAPKPQSSDFDVLHPIRQWLDNLPIDDPKLARFLYKIIPGQCPFERDIILFGRKVGHIPPLCKLNPLYDQFVGLRFRSHCYLIDECGETV
- a CDS encoding TetR/AcrR family transcriptional regulator, with the translated sequence MPKIVDSEQYRSELLHKCFDLLAEKGYANVTTRQLSKELGISTGAMYHYFPSKKALFEQLVEELGRQDVAALQQMVVGANTLHQKLAALEKYLIDNEDYFIKQTAIWTDFCINSNAGEVSSNAVFKRVDEQYCQAIAAALGLSNPRVTQFIWTLINGVLLEQVSQRDSKVFGEQVHLLIEMLTAYFEKLPG
- a CDS encoding glycosyltransferase → MAEISLGATLLSLIIWLGLLVGWGQFWRCDQRLEARDEGGRMRDETFIPYSPSPISHPSVCAVVPARNEAELLPVTLRSLLNQNYPGNFQIVLVDDQSTDGTAQIAQQTAEELGKFQQFNLIAAQPLPAGWSGKLWAMEQGFQKAQTFSPEYILLTDADIEHDSDNLQRLVTKAIQEDLDLVSVMVRLRCESFWEKFLIPAFVFFFQKLYPFRWVNHPNNPTAAAAGGCILIRREALEQIGGLAAIRQALIDDCALAQAVKSGDRGQGTGDRGTPTPYTPHPTPGKIWLGLSDRTHSLRPYPSLETIWNMVARTAFTQLNYNPLLLVGTLIGMALVYLVPPLGLMVGVLTGSWMVALLGLVGWLLMALAYFPTIRFYHCSPLFAVGLPAIAVLYNLMTLDSALRYWRGQGGAWKGRVYPHT
- a CDS encoding YkvA family protein, producing the protein MKFLIKPLYNWYRNVIRNSKYRWLIVLGSFLYLVSPVDLATDVIPVLGWIDDGVIATVLVTELSQFALEQLKNRKEKSAKPIDGATISAV
- a CDS encoding acyltransferase family protein, encoding MTFSKKSSSQRLAWIEGTRIFAAVMILLYHAQLLMTHYAFTPQPTGVAHNLTLMGEATDRLGNTLVASILSFPIWFGFQFVDVFILISGFSLVLSLKGKPLEPIPFLKRRFLRILWPFWTVAWLSYPVLWGIGKSTNSYIPDPWHIFAGLTFPLLFDYAAEPLLPTSGPWWFVSLILSFTFIFPYLWELLQRWGSRNLLGVSLLLTLGYRTLAVYVFGGHPTYVVLDTPANWLPFVPFLAKLSTFVLGMVVAKAYGNGKGPLFWQPRRALLVGILLYAIGFICQFYWSGWIFADALLPIGLTLCCMVAFRSLSNFRGADSAMRWLGSRSYSYFLIHNFVIDRTIQLIVGDNLSLYYLLLPAMLLGTLILAEVVDFTTPAIQHLIITGWRTVNRALTKYPVSPRESWNSAAENASREPTCQNRGSLTNHRSITATK
- a CDS encoding ABC transporter six-transmembrane domain-containing protein, translating into MVTKSLVQMLQVLFAKYRWAILATYGLTFLENLFDLIYPFITGMTIDGLLKGNYTALIALTCIWLIHTITGVFRNVYDTRTFSRIYASLASTIVLEQEQQGIPTSQIVARSALSREFVDFFEQDIPRIVTALFGFIGALVMLLFYDLQIVLYCLLLFIPLLTLNHFYARRSLTLNHKLNSQLENEVDILTRCQPGDVQLHYRLLATHRIHLSNAMAFNWGVMELFIIVLFVAVITRTVALPNAQPGDIYAIISYVWNYRQSLDVVPTLVQQLSRLQDIGERMQFD